Proteins found in one Fibrobacter sp. genomic segment:
- a CDS encoding nitroreductase family protein, whose protein sequence is MAYFSETYHESIKYGRQVPGDPVTLHWENSGNVSNPYAAGKRYATNGVKAGQRKKSASEDLFEITQSSSTLMNRLFTQLQNDVSADGLHSVGVYAYIKGQSVPDDLYKFDYETRELVAYPWENAKLKKTRLEALVKAFADGNFIEEAPITLFFTALLDRAVWRFKEAAYHELELDVGSYVGLASISARSAGAMGIPLGSFVDVEVAYALDLGVNEIPMAAVAIMPKALKKFELAAQFAYSSRGELPMQENAALNPRVRARFLLQNKAESITDLSKCVKVFRVQNQAFEGDEFPLTPQKYPNEFFFREYDFLGPGALEHRPFKPWTASLDDFSTLLRWMEICTLNAFGAGLLKIWVACFDVSLVYQGIYRYQPSKKSLYLHAGNLDREGFLNAHLDGESPKDSAFAVFFTVDLKDACNIMGDRGYRCLNMNAGYVAEMLRESARSLGKYARRETFFYEDELKRLTKIPESETLLCEVLVGR, encoded by the coding sequence GTGGCTTATTTCTCCGAAACATATCACGAGTCCATCAAGTATGGGCGGCAGGTGCCCGGCGACCCCGTTACCCTCCACTGGGAAAATTCCGGAAATGTTTCGAACCCCTATGCGGCAGGCAAGCGCTACGCCACCAACGGGGTCAAGGCGGGCCAGCGGAAAAAGTCCGCCTCGGAAGACCTGTTCGAGATAACCCAGTCTTCTTCCACCCTGATGAACCGCCTCTTTACCCAGCTGCAGAACGACGTTTCTGCCGATGGACTGCACTCGGTGGGCGTTTACGCCTACATAAAGGGCCAGAGCGTTCCTGACGACCTTTACAAGTTCGATTACGAGACCCGTGAACTAGTGGCCTACCCCTGGGAAAACGCCAAGCTGAAAAAGACCCGCCTGGAGGCTTTGGTCAAGGCCTTTGCTGACGGAAACTTCATCGAAGAGGCCCCCATTACGCTGTTCTTTACGGCGCTGCTGGACCGTGCCGTCTGGCGGTTCAAGGAAGCCGCCTACCACGAGCTAGAACTGGATGTTGGGTCGTACGTGGGGCTGGCCTCCATTTCGGCCCGTTCTGCAGGAGCCATGGGCATTCCTCTCGGGAGCTTTGTGGATGTAGAAGTAGCCTACGCCTTGGATTTGGGGGTGAATGAAATTCCCATGGCCGCGGTGGCTATAATGCCCAAGGCTCTGAAAAAGTTTGAGCTAGCGGCGCAGTTTGCCTATTCCAGCAGGGGAGAACTCCCCATGCAAGAAAATGCCGCCCTGAACCCCAGGGTGCGGGCCCGTTTCCTTTTGCAGAACAAGGCGGAAAGCATTACGGACCTGTCCAAGTGCGTCAAGGTTTTCAGGGTCCAGAACCAGGCTTTCGAAGGGGACGAATTTCCCCTGACGCCGCAAAAATACCCCAACGAGTTTTTCTTTAGGGAATACGACTTCTTGGGGCCGGGAGCCCTGGAACACAGGCCTTTCAAACCCTGGACCGCCTCCCTGGACGACTTTTCTACGCTGCTCCGCTGGATGGAAATCTGCACCCTGAATGCCTTCGGGGCGGGACTCCTGAAAATCTGGGTGGCCTGCTTTGACGTGTCCCTGGTCTATCAGGGAATTTACCGTTACCAGCCTTCGAAAAAATCCCTGTACCTGCATGCCGGGAACTTGGATCGGGAAGGTTTCTTGAACGCGCACCTGGACGGGGAAAGTCCGAAAGATTCGGCCTTTGCCGTTTTCTTTACGGTGGACCTGAAAGACGCCTGCAATATCATGGGGGACCGCGGCTACCGCTGTCTGAACATGAACGCGGGCTATGTGGCCGAGATGCTTCGCGAGTCTGCACGGAGTCTCGGCAAGTACGCCCGTCGGGAGACCTTCTTCTACGAAGACGAACTCAAGCGTCTCACGAAGATTCCTGAAAGCGAAACCCTGCTCTGTGAAGTCCTGGTAGGGCGCTAG